In a genomic window of Nitrospira sp. ND1:
- the lptG gene encoding LPS export ABC transporter permease LptG codes for MNILFRYMLREYVKIFGMCFAGLMTIYLVIDFFEKVRRFLRYDAHALDVLAYFVLKMPAISYQIAPLAVLMATLLTIGLLSRSHEITAMRSCGISLYWITSPFLFLGTVLAMVLFLFSSTVIPLALAKAEQIKTTRIEKRELPVSVKAAQPWVSLGGQTLMNIDTIDPGGAVLRKIRLYRLSPTFELEQIAEAQRAVYSPQGWVLEDGIRRSFRQDGTVSVNSFQTEPLPLAQIPDDFTTWLELDSETMTLPEIRAYVDRLHLGGTILPRLLTDYYGRIAFPCVTFIMVVVGIALSLRRTGVRGSGMAMGIGQAMAVGFFYWSTHSVAIALGRGGALAPMLAGWMANLVFLTFGFYLLLKVRY; via the coding sequence ATGAACATTCTGTTTCGCTATATGCTGCGCGAGTACGTGAAGATCTTCGGCATGTGCTTCGCCGGGCTCATGACGATTTACCTCGTGATCGACTTCTTCGAGAAGGTGCGCCGCTTCCTGCGGTACGACGCCCATGCCCTCGATGTGCTGGCCTACTTCGTCCTCAAGATGCCCGCTATTTCGTACCAGATCGCGCCGCTCGCGGTCCTGATGGCGACCCTGCTCACGATCGGCCTGTTGTCGCGCAGCCATGAAATCACCGCGATGCGCAGTTGCGGTATCAGTCTCTACTGGATTACCTCCCCGTTCCTGTTTCTCGGTACCGTGCTGGCGATGGTCCTGTTCCTCTTCAGTTCAACCGTCATTCCCCTCGCCCTCGCCAAGGCCGAGCAGATCAAAACGACCCGGATCGAAAAACGAGAGTTGCCGGTCTCGGTGAAAGCAGCGCAGCCCTGGGTCAGCCTGGGCGGCCAAACATTGATGAACATCGACACCATCGACCCCGGCGGAGCCGTGTTGCGAAAAATCCGCCTCTATCGCTTGAGCCCCACGTTCGAGCTGGAGCAGATTGCGGAGGCACAGCGCGCGGTGTATTCGCCGCAGGGCTGGGTCCTGGAAGACGGCATCCGGCGCTCGTTCCGGCAGGATGGGACGGTCTCGGTGAACAGTTTTCAGACGGAACCCCTGCCGCTCGCGCAAATTCCCGACGACTTCACGACCTGGCTGGAGTTGGATTCGGAAACGATGACGCTGCCGGAGATTCGTGCCTATGTCGATCGGCTGCATCTGGGCGGCACGATCCTCCCGCGCCTGCTGACTGATTATTATGGCCGGATCGCCTTCCCCTGCGTGACCTTTATTATGGTGGTCGTCGGCATTGCCTTGAGCCTCCGGCGCACCGGCGTGCGCGGCAGCGGCATGGCCATGGGCATCGGACAAGCCATGGCCGTAGGATTCTTTTATTGGTCCACCCATTCCGTGGCAATTGCGCTGGGACGCGGCGGGGCACTTGCGCCGATGCTGGCCGGCTGGATGGCCAATCTGGTATTTCTGACGTTTGGCTTTTATCTGCTGTTGAAGGTCCGTTACTGA
- the fabF gene encoding beta-ketoacyl-ACP synthase II codes for MSTRVVITGLGVVSPIGIGVPQFWKAALEGRSGISAITSFDPFPLEGYRSRVAGRILGFSPEQYLPAGQGDRVDRYAQFALVAAKEALADADFRMEREEPHRVGVIVGAGMGGMVMGEREITQLYEQKRPHRVHPNFIPVITLNSASGIVAMAYGAKGPNLTISTACSSSAHALGQAMHAIRAGTADAVIVVGADASITPLVFAGFCSLRALSTKYNDAPERASRPFDRGRDGFVMGEGAGALIVESLAHAKKRKARMYAEVAGYAATSEAHHMVIPREDGEEVAITMRLALKDAGVTPAQVNYINAHATSTTVGDAVEVKAIRLLFKSRADKLAVSATKSLVGHTLGAAGSLAGIVSALTLTSGQIHPTLNLDDPDPACALAGLSAQPQTRKTKVALINAFGFGSNNAAVVLKSLST; via the coding sequence ATGTCGACGAGAGTCGTCATCACAGGTCTGGGAGTCGTCTCCCCCATCGGCATCGGGGTGCCGCAGTTCTGGAAAGCGGCATTGGAAGGCCGGTCCGGGATCTCGGCCATTACCTCCTTCGATCCGTTCCCGTTGGAAGGGTACCGGTCGCGCGTGGCCGGACGCATTCTCGGATTTTCCCCCGAACAGTATCTCCCAGCCGGTCAAGGCGACCGGGTGGACCGCTACGCCCAGTTCGCCCTTGTGGCCGCCAAGGAAGCGCTGGCGGACGCCGACTTCCGCATGGAGCGGGAAGAGCCGCACCGTGTCGGGGTCATCGTCGGCGCCGGCATGGGCGGCATGGTGATGGGCGAACGGGAAATCACGCAGCTGTATGAACAGAAACGCCCGCACCGGGTACATCCCAACTTTATTCCGGTCATTACACTGAATTCGGCTTCCGGCATCGTGGCCATGGCCTATGGGGCCAAAGGACCCAACCTGACGATTTCCACGGCTTGCTCATCGAGCGCCCATGCCCTTGGTCAGGCCATGCACGCCATTCGCGCCGGCACGGCGGATGCGGTGATCGTCGTCGGCGCCGATGCCAGTATCACGCCCCTGGTCTTTGCCGGATTTTGCTCGCTGCGCGCACTTTCGACCAAGTATAACGATGCACCGGAACGAGCCTCACGACCCTTCGATCGCGGACGGGATGGCTTTGTCATGGGTGAAGGCGCCGGCGCGCTGATTGTCGAATCGCTCGCCCACGCCAAGAAACGCAAGGCCCGGATGTACGCGGAAGTGGCCGGATACGCCGCCACCAGCGAAGCTCATCACATGGTGATTCCACGCGAGGACGGCGAAGAGGTGGCCATCACGATGCGCCTGGCCTTGAAGGATGCGGGCGTCACGCCTGCGCAAGTCAATTACATCAATGCCCATGCGACTTCCACGACGGTGGGTGATGCGGTCGAGGTGAAGGCCATTCGTCTCCTGTTCAAATCCCGGGCGGATAAGCTGGCGGTGAGCGCCACGAAGTCACTCGTGGGGCATACGCTGGGTGCCGCGGGATCGCTGGCCGGGATCGTCTCGGCCCTGACCCTTACCAGCGGGCAGATCCACCCGACGCTCAACCTTGACGATCCGGATCCGGCCTGCGCCCTCGCGGGGCTGTCTGCGCAACCGCAAACCCGCAAAACCAAGGTCGCGCTGATCAACGCGTTCGGCTTCGGCAGTAACAATGCCGCGGTCGTCTTAAAATCTCTGTCGACCTGA
- a CDS encoding acyl carrier protein — translation MAKTSDVSDKIIQALADYLKRDAASIQTTHHLRDDLGLDSMAVIEMLYRIEEVFNLQIPDQDLVGLTTVGQVIAYVQGRVAPPKAPAKAAAKTPAKAAAKPPAAKRSTKSKKA, via the coding sequence ATGGCTAAGACTTCAGACGTTTCCGACAAGATCATTCAGGCGCTGGCGGACTATCTCAAGCGGGATGCGGCGTCGATTCAGACGACCCATCACCTGCGGGACGACCTGGGTTTGGATTCGATGGCGGTGATCGAAATGCTGTACCGCATCGAAGAAGTCTTTAATCTCCAGATCCCCGACCAGGACCTCGTCGGCCTGACCACCGTCGGCCAGGTGATCGCCTATGTGCAAGGCCGCGTCGCCCCTCCGAAGGCTCCCGCGAAGGCGGCCGCGAAAACTCCGGCGAAAGCCGCCGCGAAGCCACCTGCCGCCAAGCGTTCTACCAAGAGCAAGAAGGCCTAG
- the lpxD gene encoding UDP-3-O-(3-hydroxymyristoyl)glucosamine N-acyltransferase, which translates to MTTAPRHTPLTLRELHSYVGGELVGSPDATVTGVASLEEAGPDDLAFLTSERNLKSPQTATIGALLVGRRLPDCPSPQLVVDNPAYAFARAAQQFFARPTRMRGIAQGITRGEDVTIGADVSIWPGVTLGDRVSIGARVTLYPGVFIGDDSAIGDDALLYPNVVVREGCRLGARVIVHSGTVIGSDGFGYVQYQGRHQKIPQLGGVLIEDDVELGSNVSVDRATFGNTVIKRGTKIDNLVQIAHNVVVGEHNILVAQVGIAGSTTLGKYVMVGGQAGLADHLQIGDQVMIAAKSGVTRSLEPNQIVSGAPVMPHATFLKAQAVIPQLPELRQRVRELEERLAKLEQIRQPPAKSRKPRRK; encoded by the coding sequence ATGACGACCGCACCGAGACACACGCCGCTGACACTCCGGGAACTCCACAGCTATGTCGGAGGAGAGCTGGTCGGTTCACCGGATGCGACCGTCACCGGAGTGGCAAGCCTGGAAGAGGCCGGACCGGACGACCTCGCCTTCCTGACCTCCGAACGCAATTTGAAATCTCCGCAGACCGCCACTATCGGGGCCCTGCTCGTGGGACGTCGCCTGCCGGATTGTCCGTCACCGCAACTCGTGGTGGACAATCCTGCGTATGCCTTTGCGCGGGCCGCCCAGCAGTTTTTTGCGCGACCGACCCGCATGCGCGGCATCGCCCAGGGCATCACCCGTGGCGAGGACGTGACCATCGGCGCGGATGTGTCGATCTGGCCCGGCGTGACCCTCGGGGACCGCGTCTCCATCGGCGCGCGGGTGACCCTCTATCCGGGGGTCTTTATCGGCGACGATAGCGCCATCGGTGATGATGCCCTCCTCTACCCCAACGTGGTGGTTCGTGAAGGCTGCCGTCTCGGAGCTCGCGTGATCGTGCACAGCGGCACGGTGATCGGCAGTGACGGATTCGGCTACGTCCAGTATCAGGGACGTCACCAGAAGATTCCGCAATTGGGCGGCGTGCTCATCGAAGATGACGTGGAACTGGGCTCCAATGTGAGCGTGGATCGCGCGACGTTCGGCAACACCGTCATCAAGCGCGGGACGAAAATCGATAACCTCGTGCAGATCGCCCACAACGTGGTGGTGGGTGAGCACAATATTCTCGTCGCGCAAGTCGGTATCGCGGGGAGTACGACGCTGGGAAAGTATGTGATGGTGGGTGGCCAGGCCGGCCTCGCCGACCATTTGCAGATCGGCGATCAGGTGATGATTGCGGCTAAGTCCGGCGTCACAAGAAGTCTGGAGCCCAATCAAATCGTCTCCGGCGCGCCGGTGATGCCCCATGCGACGTTTCTGAAGGCCCAGGCGGTGATTCCGCAGTTGCCGGAACTACGCCAGCGCGTCCGCGAGTTGGAAGAGCGCCTTGCGAAACTGGAACAGATCCGACAACCTCCCGCCAAGTCCCGCAAGCCCCGTCGCAAATAG